CTCAGCAGCGTAAACGACTTCGTCGTCCGCTTTGCCAACGTCAACGGTTCGGGTTCCGCCAGCGCCAACGAGCTGTTCGCGCGCGCGGTGCTGCGCCACGGCGTGCCGGTCTCGCCGCGCAACATCTTCCCCTCCAACATCCAGGGCCTGCCGACCTGGTACGAGGTGCGGGTGACCGAGGAAGGCCATCTCGGCGCCCGCGGCGGCGTCGACATGATGGTGGCGATGAACCCGCAGACCTGGGACAAGGACGTCGCCGGAATCGAGCCCGGCGGCTATTTGTTCTACGACTCGACCAAGCCGATGCCGTCCTCGAAATTCCGCGACGACATCACCGTGATCGGCGTGCCGCTGACCGCGATCGCCAACTCCACCTACACCGATCCGCGGCAGCGCCAGCTCTTCAAGAACATCATCTATCTGGGCGCGCTGTGCGCGCTGTTCGACATGGACCCGAAGCTGATCGAGCAGCTGATCGGCGAGCAGTACAAGGGCAAGGAGAAGCTGTTGTCGTCCAACGTCCATGCGCTGCATCTCGGCCGCGACTGGGCGCTGCAGAACCTGAAATGCCCGATCGGGCTTCGCATCAAGAAGGCGGACAAGGTCGGCGACCGCATCTTCATCGAGGGCAACAGCGCCGCCGCGCTCGGGGCCGTCTATGGCGGCGCCACGGTGTGCGCCTGGTATCCGATCACGCCGTCCTCGTCGGTGGCGGAGGCATTCACCAGCCACTGCCAGAAGCTGCGCCACGATCCCGAGACCGGCAAGGCGAAATACGCCATCGTGCAGGGCGAGGACGAGCTCGCCTCGATCGGCATCGTGATCGGCGCGTCCTGGAACGGCGCCCGCGCCTTCACCGCGACCTCCGGCCCCGGCATCTCGCTGATGACGGAGTTCATCGGCCTGTCCTATTTCGCCGAAATTCCCGCCGTCATCATGAACATCCAGCGCGCCGGTCCCTCGACCGGCATGCCGACGCGCACCCAGCAATGCGACATCATCGCCTGCGCCTACGCCTCGCATGGCGACACCAAGCATGTGCTGCTGTTCCCGGAAGATCCGGCGGAAGCCTTCGAATTCGCCGCCGCCGCCTTCGACCTCGCCGAGCGGCTGCAGACCGTGATCTTCCTGATGCTCGACCTCGACATCGGCATGAACCACCGGCTCAGCCGTCCGCTGAAGTGGGACGATTCGCGGCAATATGACCGCGGCAAGATCATGACCGCGGAAATGCTCGACGAGGGCCGCGACTTCGGCCGCTATCTCGACGTCGATGGCGACGGCATCCCGTACCGCACCTATCCCGGAACGCACCCGACCAAGGGCTCGTTCTTCACCCGCGGCACGTCGCGCGACCGCTATGCGCGCTATTCCGAGGAAGGCTCGGTCTACGCCGACAACATGCAGCGCCTGGTGCGCAAGTTCGAGACCGCGCAGGATCTGGTGCCGCGGCCGCTGCAGGCCAATGCGGCAAAGCCCACCAAATATGGCGTGATCTATTTCGGCTCGACGGCCCCCGCGATGGACGAGGCGATCGGGCTACTGGAAGCGCGCGGCCACCAGCTCGACCGCATGCGCATCCGGGCCTTCCCGTTCCACTCCTCGGTCGCGAGCTTCATCGCCGACCACGATTTCGTCTACGTCGTCGAGCAGAACCGCGACGGCCAGCTCAGACAGCTGATCGTCAACGAGAACGGCATCGATCCGGTGCGGCTGGTGCCGATCCTGCACTATGACGGCACCCCGATCACCGCCCGCTTCATCGCCAACGCGATCGGCGACCACCAGGATCACCTCAAGGTGACCCCGCTCCGCAAGGCCGTGTCATGACCTATATTGCAAAGCCCAAATTCCATCATCCCGGCCTCGAAAAGAACGCGCTTGGCTTCATCCACCGCGACTACGAGGGCAAGATATCGACCTTGTGCGCCGGCTGCGGCCACGACTCGATCACCGCCTCGATCATCGAGGCCTGTTTCGAGCTGTCGATCGAGCCGCACCGGGTCGCCAAGATCTCCGGCATCGGCTGCTCGTCGAAGACGCCGGACTATTTCCTCGGCAATTCGCACGGCTTCAACTCGGTGCACGGCCGCATGCCGTCGGTCTTGACCGGCGCCAATCTCGCCAACCGCGACCTGATCTATCTCGGCGTTTCCGGCGACGGCGATTCCGCCTCCATCGGCTTCGGCCAGTTCGCGCATTCGATCCGGCGCGGCGTCAACATGGCCTACATCGTCGAAAACAACGGCGTGTACGGCCTGACCAAGGGCCAGTTCTCGGCGACCGCCGATCGCGGCTCGAAATCCAAGAAGGGCGTCGTCAACACCGACAACGCCATCGACCTCGTCGCGATCGCGCTGCAGTTAGGGGCGACCTATGTGGCGCGCAGCTTTTCCGGCGACAAGAGCCAGCTCGTGCCGCTGATCGCCGGCGCGATCCAGCACCGGGGCGCGGCCTTCATCGACGTGATCAGCCCCTGCATCGCCTTCAACAACCACGCCGGCTCGACCAAGAGCTTCGACTACGTCCGCGAGCACAATGACGCGGTCAATCGCCTCGACGTCATCACCGGGCGCGATCCGATCACGGTCGATTACGCGCCGGGAACGGTGCAGATCGTGGAGCAGCACGACGGCACCAAGCTGGCGCTGCGCAAGATCGACGCGGACTACGATCCGCATGACCGGCTCGGCGCAATGACGTTCCTGCAGAAGCACGCCGCCAAGGGCCAGATCGTCACCGGCCTGCTCTATGTCGACCCGGATGCGGAAGACCTGCACACCCACCTCAACACGGTGGAAGCGCCGCTGAACCGGCTCGACGCCGACGCGCTCTGCCCGGGCTCGGCCGCGCTGGAAAAGATCAACGCGAGCCTGCGCTGACCTTTGCTGTCATTGCCGGGCTAGACCCGGCAATGCATCGGAACCTGAAGACGCCTTTGCCGCAATTGATGGATGCGCGGGTCAAGCCCGCGGCATGACGAGTTTGCCTCACGCCGCGGCAGGCACAAGGCGCGGGCTCAGCACATAATCCTTCAGCACCTTGCCGGTCGCGTCCTCCTCGACCAGCGACACGTCGTAGCTCCAGAGGTCGGCGAGGTGCTGCAGGACGCGCTTGGCGTCCGCCTCGTTGAGCTGGGCGCCGTTCACCACCGAATGCCGCAGCATCAGGCGCCGGTCGCCGGCAAGATCGACATCGACCACCTCGATATTGGCGTCGATGAAGCCGACGTCGTATTGCCGCGAAAGCTCGCGGCGCACGCGGCGATAGCCGCGCTCGTTGTGAATGGCGTCGACGCGGATGCCGGCGCGCTCCTCCGGATCGTCGTGCAGGTGGAACATGCGGAAATGCCGCATCAGCCGCGGGCTCAGGAACTGGCTGATGAAGCTCTCGTCGCGGTAATTGGCCCAGATATCACGCAGCACGCCCATCACGTCGTTGCGGCCGGCGATGTCGGGGAACCATTCGCGATCCTCCTCATCGGGGCTTGCGACGATGCGCTCGATGTCCTGCATCATCGCAAAGCCGAGCGCGTAAGGATTGAATCCGGAATAGCGCTGATCGTCGAACTCCGGCTGGAACACCACATTGGTGTGGGAGCGCAGGAATTCCAGGAAATTGCCGTCGGTTATCCGCTCCTGCTGGTGCAGGCGGTTCATGATGCGGTAGTGCACGTAGGTCGCGGTGCCCTCGTTCATCACCTTGGTCTGGCTCTGCGGATAGAAATACTGCGCGATGTGGCGCACGATGCGCAGCAATTCGCGCTGCCAGGGCGCAAGACGCGGCGCCGACTTTTCCAGGAAATAAAGGATGTTCTCCTGCGGCAGCCCGAGCAGCTTGCGGCGGCGCTCGACGGAAAGCGTCGCGCTGCTCTTGGCGGGTCCGGTCGGCACCGTCCGCCACAGATCGTTGAACGCGGCCTCCTCATGCATGCGCCGCAGACCGGCGCGCTTCTCCTCGGCGCGCAGGTCGATGTTCTTCTTGCCGGGATAGCGGTCGATGCCGTGCGACATCAGCGCATGCGCGGCGTCGAGCGTATGCTCGACCGCGAGCGAGCCGTGGCGTTCCTCGCATTGCGCGACATAGCGCTTGGCGAATTCGAGATAGTCGAGGATGCCATCGGCATCGGTCCACTGCTTGAACAGGTAGTTGTTCTTGAAGAAGTGATTGTGGCCGAACGCGGCATGGGCGATCACCAGCGCCTGCATGGTCGCCGTGTTCTCCTCCATCAGGTAGGAGATGCAGGGCGAGGAGTTGATGACGATCTCGTAGGCGAGGCCCATCAGGCCCTTGCGGTAGGACGCCTCGTGGAACGCGAAATGCTTGCCGAACGACCAGTGCTTGTAGAACAGCGGCATGCCGACGGAGGAATAGGCGTCCAGCATCTGCTCGGCGGTGATCACCTCGATCTGGTTCGGATAGACGTCGAGCCCGAGCTCGCCGCAACCGATCTCGTCGCAGGCATCGTGGATGCGCTGGAGAATATGGAAATCCCAGTCCGCTTCCTGGAACAGCAGCCCCTTCGAAGCAGTCATGGCGCGACCTTCTCCTGCTTCGCCCGGCGCTGGAACAGCTCGTGGAACACCGGGAAGATTTCACTGCGGTCGGAGACCTTGCGCATCGAGAGCGGCGCACCGTCGGCGCGCAGCCGCTCGTACAGCGTCCACAGCGAGGAGTTCGGCATCTCGAACGAGTAGCCGCCGGCCTCCCCGACCTCGAGATAGGCGAAGAACTGGCAGATCGGCAGGATCGACTGGGTCAGGATCCGCCCGGTGAGCTCGGAGTCCGAGGTCAAATTGTCGCCGTCGGACGCCTGCGCGGCATAGATGTTCCAGTCGGAGGGGCGGAAACGCGCCCGCACGATCTCGGTCATCGCCTGCAGCGCGCTCGACACCAGCGTGCCGCCCGACGCCGGCCCATAGAAGAAGGTCTGCTCGTCGACCTCCTCGGCGCGGTCGGTGTGGCGGATGAAGACGATCTCGACGTGGCGGTAGCGGCGCTTCAGGAACACGTAGAGCAGCATGTAGAACCGCTTGGCGAGATCCTTCATGTGCTCGGACATCGAGCCGGAAACGTCCATCAGGCAGAACATCACCGCCTGTGCCATCGGCTTGGGCACCGGCTCGAAACGGCGGTAGCGGATGTCGATCGGGTCGATGAAGGGAATGCGCTTCGCCTTTGCCTTCAGCGCCTCGATCTCGGCGATCAGCTCGGCGCGCCGCTCGCGGTCGTCGCACTCGGCAAGCTCGGCCTCGAGCTGGGCGATGGTTTCCGGCCGCGGCCGCCGCAACGCGACGCGCCGCGCCAGCGCGCGGCTTACGGTGCGGCTGATCGAGATATTGGCGGGCGAGCCGGACACGGAGTAGCCGGCGCGGTGCAGTCCCTCGCTCTCCGCCTCCGTCAGGCGGCGCTTGGCGAGATCGGGCAGTTCGAGGTCGTCGAGAAACAGGTTGACGAACTCGTCCCGGCTCAGCACGAAGCGGAACGCGTCCTCGCCGTCGCCCTCGCCCGGATCGGTCGGCTTGCCGCCGCCGCCCTGGCTGGAGCGCGGCAGCATGTCGCCCTCGACGAACTTCTTGTTGCCGGGCAGCACCATGTCGCGCGTGCCGCCCTCGCGGCGGAGGCGCGGCTCGTGCATGCCATCGAGCGGGATAGATACCTCGCCGCCTTCCAGGACGTCCTTGATGTCGCGGTCTTGCGAAGACTTCTTGACCGCTCCCTGAACCAGAGCCTTGGCCCGACGCAAGAACCGCTGCCGGTTCTCCAGACTCTTGCTGCCCGGATTCAGACGCCGGTCGACGATGTGAATGACCACTTGCTCATCCGCCTCAGCCGGCTTGTTTCACACGCATATACCACTCGACGAGCCGCCGGACTTGCCGCTCGGTGTAGCCACGCGCCACCATCCGCGCGACGAACTCGCCGTGCTTCTTCTCGGTGTCGGTGTCCTTCTTCGAGCCGAAGGAGATCACCGGAAGCAGATCCTCGACCTGCGAGAATATACGCTTCTCGATCACCTCGCGAATCTTCTCGTAGGAGGTCCAGTTCGGATTCTTGCCGCCATTCTGCGCCCGCGAACGCAGCGAGAACTTGACCACCTCGTTGCGGAAATCCTTCGGGTTGGCGATGCCGGCCGGCTTCTCGATCTTGGTCAGCTCCTGGTTCAAGAGCTCGCGATCCATCAGCTGGCCGGTGTCGGGGTCCTTGAAGTCCTGATCCTCGATCCAGGCGTCGGCATAGTCGACGTAGCGGTCGAACAGGTTCTGGCCGTAATCGGCATAGGATTCCAGATAGGCCTTCTGGATCTCGTGGCCGATGAACTCGGCGTAGCGCGGCGCCAGCTCGGCCTTGATGAATTCGAGGTAGCGCTTCTCGATCTCCTCGGAAAGCTGCTCGCGCCGGATCGACTGCTCCAGCGTGTACATCAAATGCACAGCGTCGGCCGCGACCTCCGAGGTGTCGTGGTTGAAGGTCGCGGCCAGC
This genomic interval from Bradyrhizobium sp. NP1 contains the following:
- a CDS encoding 2-oxoacid:acceptor oxidoreductase subunit alpha, which gives rise to MPDKKPLSSVNDFVVRFANVNGSGSASANELFARAVLRHGVPVSPRNIFPSNIQGLPTWYEVRVTEEGHLGARGGVDMMVAMNPQTWDKDVAGIEPGGYLFYDSTKPMPSSKFRDDITVIGVPLTAIANSTYTDPRQRQLFKNIIYLGALCALFDMDPKLIEQLIGEQYKGKEKLLSSNVHALHLGRDWALQNLKCPIGLRIKKADKVGDRIFIEGNSAAALGAVYGGATVCAWYPITPSSSVAEAFTSHCQKLRHDPETGKAKYAIVQGEDELASIGIVIGASWNGARAFTATSGPGISLMTEFIGLSYFAEIPAVIMNIQRAGPSTGMPTRTQQCDIIACAYASHGDTKHVLLFPEDPAEAFEFAAAAFDLAERLQTVIFLMLDLDIGMNHRLSRPLKWDDSRQYDRGKIMTAEMLDEGRDFGRYLDVDGDGIPYRTYPGTHPTKGSFFTRGTSRDRYARYSEEGSVYADNMQRLVRKFETAQDLVPRPLQANAAKPTKYGVIYFGSTAPAMDEAIGLLEARGHQLDRMRIRAFPFHSSVASFIADHDFVYVVEQNRDGQLRQLIVNENGIDPVRLVPILHYDGTPITARFIANAIGDHQDHLKVTPLRKAVS
- a CDS encoding 2-oxoacid:ferredoxin oxidoreductase subunit beta codes for the protein MTYIAKPKFHHPGLEKNALGFIHRDYEGKISTLCAGCGHDSITASIIEACFELSIEPHRVAKISGIGCSSKTPDYFLGNSHGFNSVHGRMPSVLTGANLANRDLIYLGVSGDGDSASIGFGQFAHSIRRGVNMAYIVENNGVYGLTKGQFSATADRGSKSKKGVVNTDNAIDLVAIALQLGATYVARSFSGDKSQLVPLIAGAIQHRGAAFIDVISPCIAFNNHAGSTKSFDYVREHNDAVNRLDVITGRDPITVDYAPGTVQIVEQHDGTKLALRKIDADYDPHDRLGAMTFLQKHAAKGQIVTGLLYVDPDAEDLHTHLNTVEAPLNRLDADALCPGSAALEKINASLR
- a CDS encoding SpoVR family protein gives rise to the protein MTASKGLLFQEADWDFHILQRIHDACDEIGCGELGLDVYPNQIEVITAEQMLDAYSSVGMPLFYKHWSFGKHFAFHEASYRKGLMGLAYEIVINSSPCISYLMEENTATMQALVIAHAAFGHNHFFKNNYLFKQWTDADGILDYLEFAKRYVAQCEERHGSLAVEHTLDAAHALMSHGIDRYPGKKNIDLRAEEKRAGLRRMHEEAAFNDLWRTVPTGPAKSSATLSVERRRKLLGLPQENILYFLEKSAPRLAPWQRELLRIVRHIAQYFYPQSQTKVMNEGTATYVHYRIMNRLHQQERITDGNFLEFLRSHTNVVFQPEFDDQRYSGFNPYALGFAMMQDIERIVASPDEEDREWFPDIAGRNDVMGVLRDIWANYRDESFISQFLSPRLMRHFRMFHLHDDPEERAGIRVDAIHNERGYRRVRRELSRQYDVGFIDANIEVVDVDLAGDRRLMLRHSVVNGAQLNEADAKRVLQHLADLWSYDVSLVEEDATGKVLKDYVLSPRLVPAAA
- a CDS encoding YeaH/YhbH family protein, coding for MHIVDRRLNPGSKSLENRQRFLRRAKALVQGAVKKSSQDRDIKDVLEGGEVSIPLDGMHEPRLRREGGTRDMVLPGNKKFVEGDMLPRSSQGGGGKPTDPGEGDGEDAFRFVLSRDEFVNLFLDDLELPDLAKRRLTEAESEGLHRAGYSVSGSPANISISRTVSRALARRVALRRPRPETIAQLEAELAECDDRERRAELIAEIEALKAKAKRIPFIDPIDIRYRRFEPVPKPMAQAVMFCLMDVSGSMSEHMKDLAKRFYMLLYVFLKRRYRHVEIVFIRHTDRAEEVDEQTFFYGPASGGTLVSSALQAMTEIVRARFRPSDWNIYAAQASDGDNLTSDSELTGRILTQSILPICQFFAYLEVGEAGGYSFEMPNSSLWTLYERLRADGAPLSMRKVSDRSEIFPVFHELFQRRAKQEKVAP